A stretch of Vespa velutina chromosome 8, iVesVel2.1, whole genome shotgun sequence DNA encodes these proteins:
- the LOC124951039 gene encoding nose resistant to fluoxetine protein 6-like isoform X4 codes for MYDATAKIPSGLLNGNVNQLGDFDECIETVGNDGIQGQYCLAYLQLDIDESRPDLKHLHRLLHSHYIIRSNVTDPGHRVPRFSTVNWAVCTPASCSFRDVEISLRDTLSKYTSQSGLKISVRVDREMCQMKNNQPLPRETIFVSIFFVSAAVLTLIAAYYDHRKLSTSEILLSFSLKRNFQKLISLERIEGDITILHGVRAFNALMLLLAHKSMALFYNPYTNRTGMSEYLGEPWTVVGRAASLYTDPFIMLSGLLTAYSFLGRIKKTGHLDIKNEYLSRFLRLVPTLGALILFCTYILPYLGSGPQWNLVVIQHANICKQTWWRNFLFIHNYFGFENMCLTHTHHVGIDTQLFALSPLLVLLLYKKPKIGSIILFTLATFSTILRYYVTYFKRLNNYVYFGISIKQLFDTANMSYILPTHRLTVYIIGIFVGYLLRSLPKEYKMKKTTYYIGWILCTVMFFGSVFGPAKMGTIDYIYNPMHAAAYNAFAPIGWCALFAWIIVVHQTGNTNGWLTRILAWRGFLITTRLGYAIYLTQFPVFFYNVGQTRSAEYYDFLKLVFNIVEMVWILIASVILTLLFDTPFQNIKNHLLKKQTLREQISKPLKLE; via the exons A TGTATGATGCAACGGCTAAGATACCTTCTGGTCTTTTAAATGGTAATGTGAATCAACTCGGTGATTTCGATGAATGTATCGAAACCGTGGGAAACGATGGTATTCAGGGACAATATTGTTTGGCTTATTTGCAATTGGACATTGATGAATCTCGACCTGATTTGAAGCATCTTCATCGTCTTCTTCATTCTCATTATATCATCAGAAGCAACGTAACAgat CCAGGGCATAGAGTACCACGTTTCAGTACAGTAAATTGGGCCGTTTGTACACCAGCATCTTGTTCCTTTCGTGACGTTGAGATCTCTCTTCGCGATACCCTATCCAAATACACATCTCAAAGTGGATTAAAGATTTCGGTTCGTGTCGATCGAGAGATGtgtcaaatgaaaaataatcagcCACTTCCAAGAGAAACCATTTTCGTGag tattttcttcgtttctgcGGCAGTATTAACTCTAATTGCTGCATATTACGATCATCGTAAATTGTCAACAAGCgaaattcttttatccttttcgcTGAAACGCAATTTTCAAAAACTTATCTCATTGGAAAGAATTGAAGGGGATATAACAATATTGCACGGAGTGCGAGCATTTAACGCTTTGATGTTATTATTAGCTCATAAAAGTATGGCACTATTCTACAATCCTTACACCAATAGAACGGGCATGAGCGAG TATTTAGGTGAGCCATGGACGGTCGTAGGCAGAGCTGCCAGCCTTTACACCGACCCATTTATCATGCTCTCTGGCCTTCTTACCGCATATTCTTTTcttggaagaataaaaaaaactgGCCATttggatattaaaaatgaatatctcTCGCGATTTTTGAG ACTGGTACCAACTTTAGGggcattgatattattttgtacTTATATCTTGCCGTATCTGGGTTCCGGACCTCAATGGAATTTAGTTGTTATACAACACGCTAATATTTGTAAACAAACGTGGTGgagaaatttcttatttattcataattattttggATTTGAGAATATG tGTTTGACGCATACGCATCACGTAGGTATAGATACTCAACTTTTTGCACTGTCTCCTCTATTGGTATTGCTCTTATACAAAAAACCAAAGATCGGTAGTATCATACTTTTTACTTTAGCTACATTTTCGACGATATTGAGATATTACGTTACATATTTTAAACGTCTTAATAATTATGTCTACTTTGGTATTTC AATAAAACAATTGTTTGATACGGCTAATATGTCGTATATTTTACCAACTCACAGATTGACCGTATATATTATTGGTATATTTGTTGGATACTTGCTACGATCTTTAcctaaagaatataaaatgaaaaaa ACTACCTATTACATAGGCTGGATTTTATGTACGGTAATGTTCTTTGGCTCCGTTTTTGGTCCAGCAAAAATGGGAactattgattatatttataatccaaTGCATGCAGCCGCATATAATGCTTTTGCTCCTATCGGATGGTGCGCACTTTTTGCTTGGATAATAGTGGTACATCAAACAGGAAATACAAATG GATGGTTAACCAGAATTTTAGCTTGGAGAGGATTTTTAATTACCACGAGACTCGGTTATGCGATTTATTTAACGCAATTCCCTGTATTTTTCTACAATGTCGGACAGACTCGTAGTGCCGAGTATTATGACTTTTTAAAATTGGTG tttaataTCGTAGAAATGGTATGGATCCTTATCGCATCCGTTATTCTTACTCTACTCTTTGATACGCCCTTTCAAAATATCAAGAATCATTTACTGAAAAAACAAACGCTACGAGAACAAATATCAAAGCCATTGAAATTGGAATAA
- the LOC124951039 gene encoding nose resistant to fluoxetine protein 6-like isoform X3 gives MSTRTESRRIETTIHSSNTFTKEINLEASRLLKIVPAYDPGAGSVSTECKRDAEKFHRELNKFTLWALKMYDATAKIPSGLLNGNVNQLGDFDECIETVGNDGIQGQYCLAYLQLDIDESRPDLKHLHRLLHSHYIIRSNVTDPGHRVPRFSTVNWAVCTPASCSFRDVEISLRDTLSKYTSQSGLKISVRVDREMCQMKNNQPLPRETIFVSIFFVSAAVLTLIAAYYDHRKLSTSEILLSFSLKRNFQKLISLERIEGDITILHGVRAFNALMLLLAHKSMALFYNPYTNRTGMSEYLGEPWTVVGRAASLYTDPFIMLSGLLTAYSFLGRIKKTGHLDIKNEYLSRFLRLVPTLGALILFCTYILPYLGSGPQWNLVVIQHANICKQTWWRNFLFIHNYFGFENMCLTHTHHVGIDTQLFALSPLLVLLLYKKPKIGSIILFTLATFSTILRYYVTYFKRLNNYVYFGISIKQLFDTANMSYILPTHRLTVYIIGIFVGYLLRSLPKEYKMKKTTYYIGWILCTVMFFGSVFGPAKMGTIDYIYNPMHAAAYNAFAPIGWCALFAWIIVVHQTGNTNGWLTRILAWRGFLITTRLGYAIYLTQFPVFFYNVGQTRSAEYYDFLKLVFNIVEMVWILIASVILTLLFDTPFQNIKNHLLKKQTLREQISKPLKLE, from the exons ATGTCGACGAGAACAGAGTCTCGAAGGATCGAAACGACCATCCATTCGTCGA aTACCTTCACCAAGGAAATCAATCTGGAAGCTAGtagattgttaaaaattgtacCTGCATATGATCCTGGTGCAGGTAGTGTTAGTACAGAATGCAAAAGGGATGCTGAAAAATTCCATCGGGAGCTCAATAAATTCACTTTGTGGGCTTTGAAAA TGTATGATGCAACGGCTAAGATACCTTCTGGTCTTTTAAATGGTAATGTGAATCAACTCGGTGATTTCGATGAATGTATCGAAACCGTGGGAAACGATGGTATTCAGGGACAATATTGTTTGGCTTATTTGCAATTGGACATTGATGAATCTCGACCTGATTTGAAGCATCTTCATCGTCTTCTTCATTCTCATTATATCATCAGAAGCAACGTAACAgat CCAGGGCATAGAGTACCACGTTTCAGTACAGTAAATTGGGCCGTTTGTACACCAGCATCTTGTTCCTTTCGTGACGTTGAGATCTCTCTTCGCGATACCCTATCCAAATACACATCTCAAAGTGGATTAAAGATTTCGGTTCGTGTCGATCGAGAGATGtgtcaaatgaaaaataatcagcCACTTCCAAGAGAAACCATTTTCGTGag tattttcttcgtttctgcGGCAGTATTAACTCTAATTGCTGCATATTACGATCATCGTAAATTGTCAACAAGCgaaattcttttatccttttcgcTGAAACGCAATTTTCAAAAACTTATCTCATTGGAAAGAATTGAAGGGGATATAACAATATTGCACGGAGTGCGAGCATTTAACGCTTTGATGTTATTATTAGCTCATAAAAGTATGGCACTATTCTACAATCCTTACACCAATAGAACGGGCATGAGCGAG TATTTAGGTGAGCCATGGACGGTCGTAGGCAGAGCTGCCAGCCTTTACACCGACCCATTTATCATGCTCTCTGGCCTTCTTACCGCATATTCTTTTcttggaagaataaaaaaaactgGCCATttggatattaaaaatgaatatctcTCGCGATTTTTGAG ACTGGTACCAACTTTAGGggcattgatattattttgtacTTATATCTTGCCGTATCTGGGTTCCGGACCTCAATGGAATTTAGTTGTTATACAACACGCTAATATTTGTAAACAAACGTGGTGgagaaatttcttatttattcataattattttggATTTGAGAATATG tGTTTGACGCATACGCATCACGTAGGTATAGATACTCAACTTTTTGCACTGTCTCCTCTATTGGTATTGCTCTTATACAAAAAACCAAAGATCGGTAGTATCATACTTTTTACTTTAGCTACATTTTCGACGATATTGAGATATTACGTTACATATTTTAAACGTCTTAATAATTATGTCTACTTTGGTATTTC AATAAAACAATTGTTTGATACGGCTAATATGTCGTATATTTTACCAACTCACAGATTGACCGTATATATTATTGGTATATTTGTTGGATACTTGCTACGATCTTTAcctaaagaatataaaatgaaaaaa ACTACCTATTACATAGGCTGGATTTTATGTACGGTAATGTTCTTTGGCTCCGTTTTTGGTCCAGCAAAAATGGGAactattgattatatttataatccaaTGCATGCAGCCGCATATAATGCTTTTGCTCCTATCGGATGGTGCGCACTTTTTGCTTGGATAATAGTGGTACATCAAACAGGAAATACAAATG GATGGTTAACCAGAATTTTAGCTTGGAGAGGATTTTTAATTACCACGAGACTCGGTTATGCGATTTATTTAACGCAATTCCCTGTATTTTTCTACAATGTCGGACAGACTCGTAGTGCCGAGTATTATGACTTTTTAAAATTGGTG tttaataTCGTAGAAATGGTATGGATCCTTATCGCATCCGTTATTCTTACTCTACTCTTTGATACGCCCTTTCAAAATATCAAGAATCATTTACTGAAAAAACAAACGCTACGAGAACAAATATCAAAGCCATTGAAATTGGAATAA
- the LOC124951039 gene encoding nose resistant to fluoxetine protein 6-like isoform X2: protein MPCITLRDQKAFFILHTLLHHTFTKEINLEASRLLKIVPAYDPGAGSVSTECKRDAEKFHRELNKFTLWALKMYDATAKIPSGLLNGNVNQLGDFDECIETVGNDGIQGQYCLAYLQLDIDESRPDLKHLHRLLHSHYIIRSNVTDPGHRVPRFSTVNWAVCTPASCSFRDVEISLRDTLSKYTSQSGLKISVRVDREMCQMKNNQPLPRETIFVSIFFVSAAVLTLIAAYYDHRKLSTSEILLSFSLKRNFQKLISLERIEGDITILHGVRAFNALMLLLAHKSMALFYNPYTNRTGMSEYLGEPWTVVGRAASLYTDPFIMLSGLLTAYSFLGRIKKTGHLDIKNEYLSRFLRLVPTLGALILFCTYILPYLGSGPQWNLVVIQHANICKQTWWRNFLFIHNYFGFENMCLTHTHHVGIDTQLFALSPLLVLLLYKKPKIGSIILFTLATFSTILRYYVTYFKRLNNYVYFGISIKQLFDTANMSYILPTHRLTVYIIGIFVGYLLRSLPKEYKMKKTTYYIGWILCTVMFFGSVFGPAKMGTIDYIYNPMHAAAYNAFAPIGWCALFAWIIVVHQTGNTNGWLTRILAWRGFLITTRLGYAIYLTQFPVFFYNVGQTRSAEYYDFLKLVFNIVEMVWILIASVILTLLFDTPFQNIKNHLLKKQTLREQISKPLKLE, encoded by the exons aTACCTTCACCAAGGAAATCAATCTGGAAGCTAGtagattgttaaaaattgtacCTGCATATGATCCTGGTGCAGGTAGTGTTAGTACAGAATGCAAAAGGGATGCTGAAAAATTCCATCGGGAGCTCAATAAATTCACTTTGTGGGCTTTGAAAA TGTATGATGCAACGGCTAAGATACCTTCTGGTCTTTTAAATGGTAATGTGAATCAACTCGGTGATTTCGATGAATGTATCGAAACCGTGGGAAACGATGGTATTCAGGGACAATATTGTTTGGCTTATTTGCAATTGGACATTGATGAATCTCGACCTGATTTGAAGCATCTTCATCGTCTTCTTCATTCTCATTATATCATCAGAAGCAACGTAACAgat CCAGGGCATAGAGTACCACGTTTCAGTACAGTAAATTGGGCCGTTTGTACACCAGCATCTTGTTCCTTTCGTGACGTTGAGATCTCTCTTCGCGATACCCTATCCAAATACACATCTCAAAGTGGATTAAAGATTTCGGTTCGTGTCGATCGAGAGATGtgtcaaatgaaaaataatcagcCACTTCCAAGAGAAACCATTTTCGTGag tattttcttcgtttctgcGGCAGTATTAACTCTAATTGCTGCATATTACGATCATCGTAAATTGTCAACAAGCgaaattcttttatccttttcgcTGAAACGCAATTTTCAAAAACTTATCTCATTGGAAAGAATTGAAGGGGATATAACAATATTGCACGGAGTGCGAGCATTTAACGCTTTGATGTTATTATTAGCTCATAAAAGTATGGCACTATTCTACAATCCTTACACCAATAGAACGGGCATGAGCGAG TATTTAGGTGAGCCATGGACGGTCGTAGGCAGAGCTGCCAGCCTTTACACCGACCCATTTATCATGCTCTCTGGCCTTCTTACCGCATATTCTTTTcttggaagaataaaaaaaactgGCCATttggatattaaaaatgaatatctcTCGCGATTTTTGAG ACTGGTACCAACTTTAGGggcattgatattattttgtacTTATATCTTGCCGTATCTGGGTTCCGGACCTCAATGGAATTTAGTTGTTATACAACACGCTAATATTTGTAAACAAACGTGGTGgagaaatttcttatttattcataattattttggATTTGAGAATATG tGTTTGACGCATACGCATCACGTAGGTATAGATACTCAACTTTTTGCACTGTCTCCTCTATTGGTATTGCTCTTATACAAAAAACCAAAGATCGGTAGTATCATACTTTTTACTTTAGCTACATTTTCGACGATATTGAGATATTACGTTACATATTTTAAACGTCTTAATAATTATGTCTACTTTGGTATTTC AATAAAACAATTGTTTGATACGGCTAATATGTCGTATATTTTACCAACTCACAGATTGACCGTATATATTATTGGTATATTTGTTGGATACTTGCTACGATCTTTAcctaaagaatataaaatgaaaaaa ACTACCTATTACATAGGCTGGATTTTATGTACGGTAATGTTCTTTGGCTCCGTTTTTGGTCCAGCAAAAATGGGAactattgattatatttataatccaaTGCATGCAGCCGCATATAATGCTTTTGCTCCTATCGGATGGTGCGCACTTTTTGCTTGGATAATAGTGGTACATCAAACAGGAAATACAAATG GATGGTTAACCAGAATTTTAGCTTGGAGAGGATTTTTAATTACCACGAGACTCGGTTATGCGATTTATTTAACGCAATTCCCTGTATTTTTCTACAATGTCGGACAGACTCGTAGTGCCGAGTATTATGACTTTTTAAAATTGGTG tttaataTCGTAGAAATGGTATGGATCCTTATCGCATCCGTTATTCTTACTCTACTCTTTGATACGCCCTTTCAAAATATCAAGAATCATTTACTGAAAAAACAAACGCTACGAGAACAAATATCAAAGCCATTGAAATTGGAATAA
- the LOC124951039 gene encoding nose resistant to fluoxetine protein 6-like isoform X1 has translation MKMSTMIHRHLSRFFFLLSLIRFSNAGKPVDILSTSGGFSVFKEDEILRIFSPNKTDPSDNFTIIDFIGILENHTADGLDKVVWKLINSETIFTNPYYDTFTKEINLEASRLLKIVPAYDPGAGSVSTECKRDAEKFHRELNKFTLWALKMYDATAKIPSGLLNGNVNQLGDFDECIETVGNDGIQGQYCLAYLQLDIDESRPDLKHLHRLLHSHYIIRSNVTDPGHRVPRFSTVNWAVCTPASCSFRDVEISLRDTLSKYTSQSGLKISVRVDREMCQMKNNQPLPRETIFVSIFFVSAAVLTLIAAYYDHRKLSTSEILLSFSLKRNFQKLISLERIEGDITILHGVRAFNALMLLLAHKSMALFYNPYTNRTGMSEYLGEPWTVVGRAASLYTDPFIMLSGLLTAYSFLGRIKKTGHLDIKNEYLSRFLRLVPTLGALILFCTYILPYLGSGPQWNLVVIQHANICKQTWWRNFLFIHNYFGFENMCLTHTHHVGIDTQLFALSPLLVLLLYKKPKIGSIILFTLATFSTILRYYVTYFKRLNNYVYFGISIKQLFDTANMSYILPTHRLTVYIIGIFVGYLLRSLPKEYKMKKTTYYIGWILCTVMFFGSVFGPAKMGTIDYIYNPMHAAAYNAFAPIGWCALFAWIIVVHQTGNTNGWLTRILAWRGFLITTRLGYAIYLTQFPVFFYNVGQTRSAEYYDFLKLVFNIVEMVWILIASVILTLLFDTPFQNIKNHLLKKQTLREQISKPLKLE, from the exons atgaaaatgagTACCATGATCCATCGTCATTTatcacgtttcttctttctactttccTTGATTCGATTTTCGAACGCTGGAAAACCCGTCGATATTCTTTCTACCAGTGGTGGCTTCAGCGTCTTTAAGGAAGACGAGattcttcgaattttttcaCCTAACAAGACGGACCCCTCAGATAATTTCACTATTATCGATTTCATCGGTATCTTGGAAAATCACACTGCGGATGGATTGGACAAGGTTGTCTGGAAGTTAATTAATTCCGAAACAATTTTTACCAATCCGTATTACG aTACCTTCACCAAGGAAATCAATCTGGAAGCTAGtagattgttaaaaattgtacCTGCATATGATCCTGGTGCAGGTAGTGTTAGTACAGAATGCAAAAGGGATGCTGAAAAATTCCATCGGGAGCTCAATAAATTCACTTTGTGGGCTTTGAAAA TGTATGATGCAACGGCTAAGATACCTTCTGGTCTTTTAAATGGTAATGTGAATCAACTCGGTGATTTCGATGAATGTATCGAAACCGTGGGAAACGATGGTATTCAGGGACAATATTGTTTGGCTTATTTGCAATTGGACATTGATGAATCTCGACCTGATTTGAAGCATCTTCATCGTCTTCTTCATTCTCATTATATCATCAGAAGCAACGTAACAgat CCAGGGCATAGAGTACCACGTTTCAGTACAGTAAATTGGGCCGTTTGTACACCAGCATCTTGTTCCTTTCGTGACGTTGAGATCTCTCTTCGCGATACCCTATCCAAATACACATCTCAAAGTGGATTAAAGATTTCGGTTCGTGTCGATCGAGAGATGtgtcaaatgaaaaataatcagcCACTTCCAAGAGAAACCATTTTCGTGag tattttcttcgtttctgcGGCAGTATTAACTCTAATTGCTGCATATTACGATCATCGTAAATTGTCAACAAGCgaaattcttttatccttttcgcTGAAACGCAATTTTCAAAAACTTATCTCATTGGAAAGAATTGAAGGGGATATAACAATATTGCACGGAGTGCGAGCATTTAACGCTTTGATGTTATTATTAGCTCATAAAAGTATGGCACTATTCTACAATCCTTACACCAATAGAACGGGCATGAGCGAG TATTTAGGTGAGCCATGGACGGTCGTAGGCAGAGCTGCCAGCCTTTACACCGACCCATTTATCATGCTCTCTGGCCTTCTTACCGCATATTCTTTTcttggaagaataaaaaaaactgGCCATttggatattaaaaatgaatatctcTCGCGATTTTTGAG ACTGGTACCAACTTTAGGggcattgatattattttgtacTTATATCTTGCCGTATCTGGGTTCCGGACCTCAATGGAATTTAGTTGTTATACAACACGCTAATATTTGTAAACAAACGTGGTGgagaaatttcttatttattcataattattttggATTTGAGAATATG tGTTTGACGCATACGCATCACGTAGGTATAGATACTCAACTTTTTGCACTGTCTCCTCTATTGGTATTGCTCTTATACAAAAAACCAAAGATCGGTAGTATCATACTTTTTACTTTAGCTACATTTTCGACGATATTGAGATATTACGTTACATATTTTAAACGTCTTAATAATTATGTCTACTTTGGTATTTC AATAAAACAATTGTTTGATACGGCTAATATGTCGTATATTTTACCAACTCACAGATTGACCGTATATATTATTGGTATATTTGTTGGATACTTGCTACGATCTTTAcctaaagaatataaaatgaaaaaa ACTACCTATTACATAGGCTGGATTTTATGTACGGTAATGTTCTTTGGCTCCGTTTTTGGTCCAGCAAAAATGGGAactattgattatatttataatccaaTGCATGCAGCCGCATATAATGCTTTTGCTCCTATCGGATGGTGCGCACTTTTTGCTTGGATAATAGTGGTACATCAAACAGGAAATACAAATG GATGGTTAACCAGAATTTTAGCTTGGAGAGGATTTTTAATTACCACGAGACTCGGTTATGCGATTTATTTAACGCAATTCCCTGTATTTTTCTACAATGTCGGACAGACTCGTAGTGCCGAGTATTATGACTTTTTAAAATTGGTG tttaataTCGTAGAAATGGTATGGATCCTTATCGCATCCGTTATTCTTACTCTACTCTTTGATACGCCCTTTCAAAATATCAAGAATCATTTACTGAAAAAACAAACGCTACGAGAACAAATATCAAAGCCATTGAAATTGGAATAA